A stretch of Gambusia affinis linkage group LG10, SWU_Gaff_1.0, whole genome shotgun sequence DNA encodes these proteins:
- the gipc3 gene encoding PDZ domain-containing protein GIPC3 isoform X1, with translation MQNGEVMSPQDSKALGDEAMKDHKAPCQNQRCMEPTAPPLPPPSPPSAGPPEYPRPRLIFHTQLAHGSPTGRIHGFTNVKELYAKIAEVFNISPSEILFCTLNSHKVDMQKLLGGQIGLEDFIFAHVRGETKEVEVTKTEDALGLTITDNGAGYAFIKRIKEGSTIDRLKAVCVGDHIEAINDQSIVGCRHYEVAKMLKEQPRGLPFTLRLVEPKKAFDMIGMRTKAPKSNEGKLVNGRETLRLRSKGTATVQEVQSEFEEQATRKVDDLLESYMGIRDPELATTIVEASKNKKNPDDFAEALDSVLGDFAFPDVFLFDVWGAIGDVKNGRI, from the exons ATGCAGAACGGGGAGGTTATGAGCCCGCAGGACTCCAAGGCATTGGGGGATGAGGCCATGAAGGACCACAAGGCCCCTTGCCAGAATCAGAGATGCATGGAGCCCACAGCTCCTCCGCTTCCTCCCCCATCACCGCCATCAGCAGGGCCACCAGAGTACCCGAGACCCAGGCTCATCTTCCACACCCAGCTGGCTCATGGGAGCCCAACAGGGCGCATTCATGGATTCACCAATGTCAAGGAACTGTATGCCAAGATCGCAGAGGTGTTCAACATCTCTCCGTCAGAG ATCCTTTTCTGTACCTTAAACTCTCATAAAGTGGACATGCAGAAACTTCTTGGAGGACAAATTGGACTGGAGGACTTCATCTTTGCTCATGTCAGAGGGGAAACAAAAGAAGTGGAGGTGACAAAGACCGAGGATGCATTAGGTCTCACGATCACAGACAATGGAGCTGGATATGCTTTTATCAAG AGAATAAAAGAGGGCAGCACCATTGACCGACTGAAGGCTGTTTGTGTCGGTGACCACATCGAAGCCATTAATGACCAGAGCATTGTAGGATGTCGACACTATGAGGTCGCCAAGATGCTAAAGGAGCAACCAAGGGGCCTCCCTTTCACTCTTCGCCTTGTGGAGCCCAAGAAAGCCTTTG ACATGATTGGAATGAGAACTAAAGCGCCAAAATCTAATGAGGGAAAGCTGGTGAACGGGAGAGAGACTCTACGGCTTCGGTCTAAGGGGACTGCTACAGTTCAAGAAGTG CAGAGTGAATTTGAAGAACAGGCCACAAGGAAAGTGGACGATCTCTTGGAGAGCTATATGGGGATCAGAGACCCGGAGCTGG CAACCACCATAGTGGAAGCAAGCAAGAACAAGAAGAACCCTGATGACTTTGCTGAGGCCCTGGATTCTGTTCTGGGAGATTTTGCTTTtcctgatgtgtttttgtttgatgtttggGGAGCCATTGGAGATGTTAAAAATGGCAGAATTTAG
- the gipc3 gene encoding PDZ domain-containing protein GIPC3 isoform X2 — protein MQNGEVMSPQDSKALGDEAMKDHKAPCQNQRCMEPTAPPLPPPSPPSAGPPEYPRPRLIFHTQLAHGSPTGRIHGFTNVKELYAKIAEVFNISPSEILFCTLNSHKVDMQKLLGGQIGLEDFIFAHVRGETKEVEVTKTEDALGLTITDNGAGYAFIKRIKEGSTIDRLKAVCVGDHIEAINDQSIVGCRHYEVAKMLKEQPRGLPFTLRLVEPKKAFDMIGMRTKAPKSNEGKLVNGRETLRLRSKGTATVQEVSEFEEQATRKVDDLLESYMGIRDPELATTIVEASKNKKNPDDFAEALDSVLGDFAFPDVFLFDVWGAIGDVKNGRI, from the exons ATGCAGAACGGGGAGGTTATGAGCCCGCAGGACTCCAAGGCATTGGGGGATGAGGCCATGAAGGACCACAAGGCCCCTTGCCAGAATCAGAGATGCATGGAGCCCACAGCTCCTCCGCTTCCTCCCCCATCACCGCCATCAGCAGGGCCACCAGAGTACCCGAGACCCAGGCTCATCTTCCACACCCAGCTGGCTCATGGGAGCCCAACAGGGCGCATTCATGGATTCACCAATGTCAAGGAACTGTATGCCAAGATCGCAGAGGTGTTCAACATCTCTCCGTCAGAG ATCCTTTTCTGTACCTTAAACTCTCATAAAGTGGACATGCAGAAACTTCTTGGAGGACAAATTGGACTGGAGGACTTCATCTTTGCTCATGTCAGAGGGGAAACAAAAGAAGTGGAGGTGACAAAGACCGAGGATGCATTAGGTCTCACGATCACAGACAATGGAGCTGGATATGCTTTTATCAAG AGAATAAAAGAGGGCAGCACCATTGACCGACTGAAGGCTGTTTGTGTCGGTGACCACATCGAAGCCATTAATGACCAGAGCATTGTAGGATGTCGACACTATGAGGTCGCCAAGATGCTAAAGGAGCAACCAAGGGGCCTCCCTTTCACTCTTCGCCTTGTGGAGCCCAAGAAAGCCTTTG ACATGATTGGAATGAGAACTAAAGCGCCAAAATCTAATGAGGGAAAGCTGGTGAACGGGAGAGAGACTCTACGGCTTCGGTCTAAGGGGACTGCTACAGTTCAAGAAGTG AGTGAATTTGAAGAACAGGCCACAAGGAAAGTGGACGATCTCTTGGAGAGCTATATGGGGATCAGAGACCCGGAGCTGG CAACCACCATAGTGGAAGCAAGCAAGAACAAGAAGAACCCTGATGACTTTGCTGAGGCCCTGGATTCTGTTCTGGGAGATTTTGCTTTtcctgatgtgtttttgtttgatgtttggGGAGCCATTGGAGATGTTAAAAATGGCAGAATTTAG